Proteins found in one Ovis canadensis isolate MfBH-ARS-UI-01 breed Bighorn chromosome 20, ARS-UI_OviCan_v2, whole genome shotgun sequence genomic segment:
- the ARMC12 gene encoding armadillo repeat-containing protein 12 isoform X2 — translation MWCPCAVHTLINCTWWSCVWQEVFSSENARQPCVPGPSALLPNPLLSSPLSSQPEPVWGGCLGLAIERERHGRDSGELRRLLNSLECKQDAYTKSMILHSITRCVYLLESEASGCTNDDVTLVGSMLDDKDNSVKIQALNTLKAFSGIRKFRLKIQEHSIKVLELISTIWDSELHIAGLRLLNNFPLPDFVHPQLRRVMPALMEILQSDYILAQVQAIRLLSSLAQKNDLLYDILNCQVHCNFLNLFQSTQPGSLLFEVLVFAERLSEGRSSPHYRAVKWHYNKQSLHEALFGDDSRLADRLLALVIHPEEDVQIQACKVIVSLQCPQDAGIRPSCPPSHSCFNNGE, via the exons ATGTGGTGCCCTTGTGCAGTGCACACCCTGATCAACTGCACATGGTGGTCCTGTGTATGGCAGGAAGTCTTCTCTTCAGAAAATGCAAGGCAGCCTTGTGTCCCAGGTCCCTCTGCCCTGCTTCCCAATCCCCTTCTTTCATCACCTTTGAGTTCACAGCCTGAACCGGTCTGGGGTGGCTGTCTAGGCCTGGCAATCGAGCGAGAGCGACACGGGCGGGACTCGGGTGAGCTCCGGAGGCTCCTCAACTCTTTGGAGTGCAAGCAGGATGCGTACACCAAGAGCATGATCCTACACAGCATCACGCGCTGCGTGTACTTGCTGGAGTCCGAG GCCTCTGGTTGTACTAACGATGACGTCACGTTGGTGGGCTCCATGCTGGATGACAAGGACAACAGTGTCAAAATCCAAGCCCTGAACACACTTAAAGCTTTCTCTGGCATCAGAAAATTCAGGCTCAAAATCCAG gaACACTCCATCAAGGTGCTGGAACTGATTTCCACCATCTGGGACTCAGAGCTGCACATTGCAGGCCTCAGACTCCTCAACAACTTCCCACTGCCTGACTTCGTGCATCCACAGCTGCGACGGGTGATGCCTGCCTTGATGGAGATCCTGCAGTCGGACTATATCCTGGCACAG GTGCAAGCCATACGGTTGCTGAGCAGCCTGGCACAGAAGAACGACCTTCTCTATGATATTCTCAACTGCCAG GTGCACTGCAACTTCCTGAACCTGTTCCAGTCCACACAGCCTGGGAGTCTGCTGTTTGAGGTCCTGGTGTTTGCAGAGCGGTTGAGTGAAGGCCGGAGTTCACCCCACTACCGCGCCGTGAAGTGGCATTACAACAAGCAGTCTTTACACGAAGCTCTCTTTGGGGACGACTCACGACTGGCCGACCGGCTGCTCGCCTTGGTCATCCACCCTGAGGAGGATGTTCAGATCCAGGCCTGCAAAGTCATAGTCAGCCTGCAGTGCCCCCAGGATGCGGGAATCCGGCCTTCCTGCCCACCCAGTCATTCCTGCTTTAATAACGGGGAATAA
- the ARMC12 gene encoding armadillo repeat-containing protein 12 isoform X1: MSCIRQRPRQMDIRKGVVSLATGAGAVYLLYKAIKAGIKCQQPFCSASPICIARLAIERERHGRDSGELRRLLNSLECKQDAYTKSMILHSITRCVYLLESEASGCTNDDVTLVGSMLDDKDNSVKIQALNTLKAFSGIRKFRLKIQEHSIKVLELISTIWDSELHIAGLRLLNNFPLPDFVHPQLRRVMPALMEILQSDYILAQVQAIRLLSSLAQKNDLLYDILNCQVHCNFLNLFQSTQPGSLLFEVLVFAERLSEGRSSPHYRAVKWHYNKQSLHEALFGDDSRLADRLLALVIHPEEDVQIQACKVIVSLQCPQDAGIRPSCPPSHSCFNNGE, from the exons ATGTCCTGCATCCGCCAGCGCCCGAGGCAAATGGACATCCGCAAAGGTGTGGTGAGCCTGGCCACAGGCGCCGGGGCCGTCTACCTCCTCTACAAGGCCATCAAGGCCGGCATAAAATGTCAGCAGCCCTTCTGCTCGGCCTCACCCATCTGCATCGCCC GCCTGGCAATCGAGCGAGAGCGACACGGGCGGGACTCGGGTGAGCTCCGGAGGCTCCTCAACTCTTTGGAGTGCAAGCAGGATGCGTACACCAAGAGCATGATCCTACACAGCATCACGCGCTGCGTGTACTTGCTGGAGTCCGAG GCCTCTGGTTGTACTAACGATGACGTCACGTTGGTGGGCTCCATGCTGGATGACAAGGACAACAGTGTCAAAATCCAAGCCCTGAACACACTTAAAGCTTTCTCTGGCATCAGAAAATTCAGGCTCAAAATCCAG gaACACTCCATCAAGGTGCTGGAACTGATTTCCACCATCTGGGACTCAGAGCTGCACATTGCAGGCCTCAGACTCCTCAACAACTTCCCACTGCCTGACTTCGTGCATCCACAGCTGCGACGGGTGATGCCTGCCTTGATGGAGATCCTGCAGTCGGACTATATCCTGGCACAG GTGCAAGCCATACGGTTGCTGAGCAGCCTGGCACAGAAGAACGACCTTCTCTATGATATTCTCAACTGCCAG GTGCACTGCAACTTCCTGAACCTGTTCCAGTCCACACAGCCTGGGAGTCTGCTGTTTGAGGTCCTGGTGTTTGCAGAGCGGTTGAGTGAAGGCCGGAGTTCACCCCACTACCGCGCCGTGAAGTGGCATTACAACAAGCAGTCTTTACACGAAGCTCTCTTTGGGGACGACTCACGACTGGCCGACCGGCTGCTCGCCTTGGTCATCCACCCTGAGGAGGATGTTCAGATCCAGGCCTGCAAAGTCATAGTCAGCCTGCAGTGCCCCCAGGATGCGGGAATCCGGCCTTCCTGCCCACCCAGTCATTCCTGCTTTAATAACGGGGAATAA